The region AGGGGACCTCAGTCCCAGAGCACGAAATAaacatctctctctctctctctctctctctccctccctccctccctccctccctccctccctccctccctcccgccctcgcttcctccctccctccctccctcccaccctctctctcactctctctctgtttaattttgaatatgcTCTGTCATGTCCTTTGTGTGAAtattgatatatgtatatttcgtACTAATAACCGACGCGCAGTACTCTACATTTATAtgacatttatatttttggaGTAAATATGGATTATAAGGAACTACCATGGAGTTGTCAACCTTAACGAAATTTCTACCTTTTGATTATACACATGACCTTCGTCTCGATTATCTGTCCGTCGATATGTAGAgaatccatttttttcaaactgtgcaaaatcacacatttttttagGGAATTTCTTTAAACAAGCATTTGTTTTTACGTTATAACATAGAGAATATTCTGTATGAGAACCATGTAATATATGTTTTATAGTTAGTTCCTGTAACTCGCGATCATTGAAACATATCTTGGCACTGATGTATTTATTGATGGCTTCTGGAgttatcaatttatttgtataatcTAATACTAATAGCATATGTGCATGCGGTAGGTCACGTTTTCGAAGTTCTATTGTATAATCATATGCTAGAACATTGCCAAAAATTTCCTCACTAATAACATCAGCTGAAGGAGCTTAGAACTTTATGTAAAATAATCTTACGGTAACTTTtggaatatatattatacgttatacgttGTACTTGgagggaattttttcaatattccaGTCAACTTTGGCCATTTGGAATTACACATTACAGTGATAAATGCGAATTAATAGACTCAAAAATTCATGATTCGCTTGGAACAAAGACgccataaaattttcagatataattaaaataaacgaTGCATGTTTTTATGCACATATCCAAACTGTATAATTACCTACTATAATTAATGGATATCCGCAAATTAGcatatatcatatatttttccatcagATTCTCCTAATTCAGACTGGATGGGccaagaaaaaatcaaatcttaATCGTGGAAAGCTAAATGAAATACTTTTgaacaataattcaaaatcatcACGATTAGGCGTCCTTGATCACATTGGCCACGCGAAAATCAAACAACTTCatgatttcgaaaatatcggagAGGAATCTGACTGGTTAAGTGAGACATGATATGAACTAACTCGATCTCTATATGgatctagaattgatgataaatttacaatagctaaaatatatatttcgaatAATATTTAGAAATCCAAGGATTCCTTCGAGATGAATTTTGCATTCTGAACAAAACACAGATCATAATTGTTTAGGAACAGCAACAGACGGAAAATTCAGAGGTGAAGTCTTATTCACAAATGTAAGTGATCAAATTCCATTCTAACAAGGGCGAAAAATCGAAGTATTCGGTGAAATCCAAGAATACGGCAATATTTGCTATGGAATCTCAGATTACATTATGATAAAACATCTgcattatatttcatttgttgttACAGAAGatacacgaataaaattcGAGTTCAGGATATTAAACAGATCAAAATTATAGCAGAAGAAACAATGTCATTAGGAAAATTACTcttgttagaaaaattttcataggcaaagaaatttcaaagttaAAGTTATCCTGAATATTAATAGTTATTCATTTGCATATTCGTAATGctaataatattcaataaaacTCCAACTTTCAAATTGATTTCCTTTAAAGTATAATAGTATACCAGTATAccaccgaaaaattttaacgaatcCCAGATCTACTAAGttacattttataatatactttTATAGGTACGTTGTCATGGTGTTTattcattaaataaaaatatctcaaaaatatatttcttttacaaGGCATACAGAcagtattaataataataagcgtCGGTATTGTAACAATTATCataattcacatattttttaccATGTACGTTTTCACGGTTGAAAATGGAAACCCAGAATTTCGTATAACAGGCATAGGAGGCGGAGATCGTCCGTTTGATCTAAAGTCCTTCAGCACCTGTTTTGGAATAGGAGGCAATCCGTCCCCAGTAATATACGAGTTTCCATACAAGCTCACTGGGTCACAAATTTTGTATCCCATTTTTTTGTAGAAGTATTCTTGCCCCTTTGTTGATAGAAAAACATTAACGATACCTCGCTTTGCTACATATTCCTCTGCTCCTTGCATTAGCATAGTTCCAAACCCACGTGCTCTGTATCTTTGGTCAATTATAACTGAAAtcacatatttatataaataatttatggtTTTTTGGCATACGTCAAAACGTTTGGAATTCATCAcacatcgatttttttctaattatccATGATTGGAAAGTATTAATTTAATTcggaaaattgagaaatgtgAATTATTCCACTATAAATAACTGTCGACGCCTCCATGAACATGTAGGTATCTCAATGAAgggtgaaacgaaaaaaagctGGGAAATTAATAcatatgcatttttttttaatc is a window of Neodiprion pinetum isolate iyNeoPine1 chromosome 4, iyNeoPine1.2, whole genome shotgun sequence DNA encoding:
- the Naa80 gene encoding N-alpha-acetyltransferase 80 isoform X3, whose product is MKDTSYTVVPLHERIELTPQCCKLVNSEWPRSEVARLRSLNSSCDKFPTCLLLLDDSYVIGHCKISLVPNMSDSCFIESVIIDQRYRARGFGTMLMQGAEEYVAKRGIVNVFLSTKGQEYFYKKMGYKICDPVSLYGNSYITGDGLPPIPKQVLKDFRSNGRSPPPMPVIRNSGFPFSTVKTYMVKNM
- the Naa80 gene encoding N-alpha-acetyltransferase 80 isoform X2, coding for MLRKNIMKDTSYTVVPLHERIELTPQCCKLVNSEWPRSEVARLRSLNSSCDKFPTCLLLLDDSYVIGHCKISLVPNMSDSCFIESVIIDQRYRARGFGTMLMQGAEEYVAKRGIVNVFLSTKGQEYFYKKMGYKICDPVSLYGNSYITGDGLPPIPKQVLKDFRSNGRSPPPMPVIRNSGFPFSTVKTYMVKNM